The Deinococcus hopiensis KR-140 sequence CCTTGGCCTTCGTGAGGGTCGTCTGGATACGGCCCTCGCGCAGCAGCGCGGTCGCCTGGGCACGGGCCAGGGCGACGCGGGCGCTGCTGTTGCGGTTGAGCTTGCGACCGGCTTTGCCGTGACGCATGGGAATCTCCTTGAAAAACAGGCGGAGCGGCGTCCGCCTGGAAAGTTAGTCTCTGAGGGCCAGCCCGAACTGGGCCAGCTGCTGCTTGATCTCGTCCAGGCTGCGCTCACCGATGCCCGGCACCTTTTTCAGGTCCCGGTCGCTGAGGGCGCACAGGGCGTCCACGCTGTCGATGCCTTCTTCCTTGAGGGAATGCAGCACTCGGGTGGTCAGGCCCAGGCCTTCGAGGGTCACGCGGGGCGTGTCGAGATCGGTAGGAAACGGCTGGGGGTTGATGCTCAGCTCGGGCTGCCGGGGCAGATCGTACACGTTGGGGGCCGGGGTAAACACCGGGGCCACCTCGGGCACGATGGCGGGCAGGGCCTCGACATTGCCGAAGACCGTCAGCTCGTCGCGCAGAATCTCAACGGCCTTGTCCAGGGCGTCTTGAGGACCCGTGGAACCGTCGGTCCAGACGCGCAGGATCAGGCGGTCAAGGTCTGTCTGCTGACCCACACGGGTATTTTCCACGTGATAGGCCACGCGGCGCACCGGGGAAAACACCGCGTCCACCGGGATCGAGTTGATGCGGTCCTTGGTGGAGTGCTTGTCGGCGGGCACGTACCCTTCGCCTTCCTCAACGCGCACCTCCATGACCAGCTTGCCGTCCTCGGCAAGCGTGGCGATGGTGAGGTCGGGGTTGACGATCTCGGCGTCGCTGGGTACCTCGAAGGCGCTGGCCTTGACCACGCCCTCGCCCTGAGCGCGCAGCGTCAGGGTCTTGGGACCGGGGGCGTGGAAACGCACCACGAGTTCCTTGAGGTTCAGGATCAGGCGGATAACGTCTTCCTTGACGCCGGGAATGGTCGAGAACTCGTGCAGCACATCTTCGATGTACACGCTCGTCACGGCGGTACCGGGGATCGAGGACATCAGGATGCGCCGCACAGGGTTCCCGATGGTGACGCCGTAGCCACGCGTGAGCGGTTCGAGCACGAACTCGCCGTAATCACCGTCGACGCGGGCCTTGAGTTGAGGGCGCTTTTGATCCACTGGTGCCTCCGTTAGCGCGAGTAGTACTCGATGATGAAGTTCTCGTTGATCGGCAGCGCCAGGTCTTCACGCGCCGGGAGGCGCACGAAGGTGCCGGAGAAGGTGTCGGGGTTGAGTTCGATCCAGGGGCTGGTGCGGCGGCGCTTTTGCGCCTCCATGTTCTCCTGGATAAAGCCCATCGAGCGGCTCTTGTCGGACACGCTGATCTCGTCGCCGATCTTCACGC is a genomic window containing:
- a CDS encoding DNA-directed RNA polymerase subunit alpha encodes the protein MDQKRPQLKARVDGDYGEFVLEPLTRGYGVTIGNPVRRILMSSIPGTAVTSVYIEDVLHEFSTIPGVKEDVIRLILNLKELVVRFHAPGPKTLTLRAQGEGVVKASAFEVPSDAEIVNPDLTIATLAEDGKLVMEVRVEEGEGYVPADKHSTKDRINSIPVDAVFSPVRRVAYHVENTRVGQQTDLDRLILRVWTDGSTGPQDALDKAVEILRDELTVFGNVEALPAIVPEVAPVFTPAPNVYDLPRQPELSINPQPFPTDLDTPRVTLEGLGLTTRVLHSLKEEGIDSVDALCALSDRDLKKVPGIGERSLDEIKQQLAQFGLALRD